The Pleuronectes platessa chromosome 11, fPlePla1.1, whole genome shotgun sequence DNA segment GAAACAAAGGAGCGATAAAAGCATGAAGAAGCTGCACTCCAGCTCCATTCAAAGAAGGACCAAATCTGGACTAAAGAAAACATCCACAGCCAATCAACAAGCACTGGAACCAAAAAGCAACCAATCTGACGCCTTATTCATGTTGCCCACATCTGTCCTTGAGCCCCGCAGGCGGAGGATGGCCTCTCTCAATGCCGAGGCTGTCAACAGCCTGCTGCTCTACAGAGGCAGCCCTGCAACGTCAAATGTCATGAAGAAACCGCAGGCTTCTACTGAAGATCCAGCTAGAGATAGTCTCGCTAAAACTGAACACAGAGATCATAAAACCAAAAAGGTTTCATCAGGAGGGAAAGCGACACTAAAAGAAAAACCTAAAAAACAGAAGCGGTCGTCATTGGAAGCGCTTGACATTGACTGGCTGAGCTTGCTCACGCCAACCCCTCGGCGTAAAGCAGGTCTCACCGCCGCAACTCTGCTCAAACTCACTAGTGCCCATTACGGAACCAAACGGCAGAAGAAGTCAGAGGCCAAGCCAGGGAGTGGCGTTAAAGCCGCAGCAGCTACGACTCAGGTTGAGGTTAGCGGTAAACCGTTGTGTAAAGGGGCAACGCAGACCAAAAGAACAATGCATCCCGAGCATGAGGAGCAACTAAAGCACAGACAACAGGGTACAGGGGATCCGGTTCATTCCCAGCTGGACCCCAACATCCAGGGATGCTGCAGTTTATGTAAGACAGAAGCTTTGGATCCCGAGTGGAAAGACGCCACAGGGGGGCAGGAGTGTCTCAGGCACGCACTCCATTGTGGCTCCGCTCTGGGATTTTCCTTAAAAACAATCaaagaggagcaggtggagacaAAGGTGTCCTCCTGCTACTGCTGCTCCCAGGAGAGGTGTGTCGAGTACTGTCACAGACTGGCCCTCTTCCTGGAGGACAAGACCTTCAAGGAACCCGAGGACGGCTCGCTGGCCGACGTgttccaccaccatcatcaccaccatcatcaccaccatcaccatctgCAGCCTCCTCATTCTGTCGCCCACCCAGCACCCATAACCATCAGCCCGCACACTTACACCTGTTTCCCTGGCTACTACGTCCACTTCAGCCACCCGGACCCCTCCCCCTCACCCGGGACGCCCCTCACTTTATGCCCAAGGAGTGGCAAGAGACCCAAGTTACGCCCAAGCACAAGTCCGCAGCCCTCAGGGATCAGCCATCCGGTGTACTGCTGCACCTCGGTGGAAGCTTGCTACGGAGAGCCCTGCAGGATCAACAGCTACGCAGCGTACAGCAGTGTGATTCCAGCTATCACCAGAGGGGGGTGCTCCTTTGGCCCCGCAGACTGCACAAACTGTAACCGTGGCATCAAGAGAGGTGAGTGGACAGGAGGATTATAGGacaaggtttttctttttgattgtTTCTGGCAGAGCAGTGGATTTAATACACAGGTATCCATTCTGATCGGtataaatgaagaaaaaaaaaagcttgttgGGGGTAAGATTTGTGTCATCTTATGAAACAAGGTGTGATTTTATCGTAAGTGCAAATTATGTACAAATGGTTATGTTCGCTGGTGTAGAACAGAGATCTGATTGAATGGTGCAAATTTAGTGTTGAGCCGTTCCGGAGGTTTGCAAGAGACAGATTATAAACCAATAATGTtcaaaattattgttattattcccTAAAAGAAGTCAAGTTCAAAAGTACCAGATTCTATTGTATgtatttcccatcatgcaactCAGTGGTATCTTTTGTTAGACTTCCCCACGCCAATAAATACCCACGTTTTTCAAACGTCATACCCTCAGTTTATaacaatgattttttttctaaacaaatTTATAGTTTAATAAGTTTGAATTTATATAATCCCTCATCAGGCTTACTTCCACAGGTTGATTAGTTCTCCCCATGATGAGCAAACTGAACTTCATGTGTTCAATCAGAGGTTGCTTAAGGAAACATAGCAGGTTTTCCTAATAAGAGTTTATTACTTTCTTTGGTTCTAAGATTATGTtgttcacactgtcctctttaATCTGGCTGCCTACACAGATCAATGTGCGGAGAATAGCTTTATTTCTCGTTT contains these protein-coding regions:
- the bahd1 gene encoding bromo adjacent homology domain-containing 1 protein; translation: MVKAQRSQSLKCGQRQKEKGRKVKGGGVPKGKERKIELKGKKKNDKKESHRSRRKTLVVGDGDALDCCVLLTRLEEKAVVGKEKYAPKSGKQRSDKSMKKLHSSSIQRRTKSGLKKTSTANQQALEPKSNQSDALFMLPTSVLEPRRRRMASLNAEAVNSLLLYRGSPATSNVMKKPQASTEDPARDSLAKTEHRDHKTKKVSSGGKATLKEKPKKQKRSSLEALDIDWLSLLTPTPRRKAGLTAATLLKLTSAHYGTKRQKKSEAKPGSGVKAAAATTQVEVSGKPLCKGATQTKRTMHPEHEEQLKHRQQGTGDPVHSQLDPNIQGCCSLCKTEALDPEWKDATGGQECLRHALHCGSALGFSLKTIKEEQVETKVSSCYCCSQERCVEYCHRLALFLEDKTFKEPEDGSLADVFHHHHHHHHHHHHHLQPPHSVAHPAPITISPHTYTCFPGYYVHFSHPDPSPSPGTPLTLCPRSGKRPKLRPSTSPQPSGISHPVYCCTSVEACYGEPCRINSYAAYSSVIPAITRGGCSFGPADCTNCNRGIKREDYSSTLNDHHSPSSIPISPSPRILTGCPVPTVPPAGQSVAHVQTPLSDPSQPQPPLQVAKECPQSAKPPSGSRSGGRGNGTIGSAVCPLNRDKKQKPSSPSVKERSVAKQPKNCRQKTTNGWRAVGLPFQREVFSVGEEAPVLRKCFEGIQRDGELIRVRDTVLLKSGPKKKSLPYVAKISALWEEPESGELMMSLFWYYRPEHTQGGRNPSLHCENEIFASRHQDVNSVACIEDKCYVLTLAQYCRFCALVTRRREGVHDSAASLVVPPIAGNAMPTHHCVPDDINPELVFFSRHVYDFRFGRLLKNLQ